AACATACTGTACATATTATAAATTGAGATTAAAGAAAGAGAATTTGACTTTACAAATAGTAAATATCCATTCCCACATTGGCTCCCACATGAAGATAGGGTTTGCCACTTCCCCCAGTTTTCCTCTTGCCAGTATGAGAAAATGTAATTCATGTTAACTGCCATGATCTGTTACACAGCAATAAAGATCTAATTTTATAGGTCCTCTTTGCAACTGAAAGTTGATCGATGTTTGTTTGATCACTTCCTGTATTATTAACTTTATTTCTTTGTGAAATGTTAAATAACACCACATAAGGATCTATGGACTATTATACGACGGGAAGTTATTTTCAATagtttgtttgttaatttgtttgtttttttttttcccttttgttttttggttgtgAATTTCACGTGTTCTTCCTTTCAATTTCCTCCAATCGAAACAGTTTTACCCGATTATTATATCTAGTATTTATGCAAACTGAACAGATCGAGCTGATGCATTTTCTATTCTCTCAGTTTTTCCATATTTCTATtgctatttttcaaattttggctAAGCTGCAAGCTGATGAGGTACTGGAAGAAACACAACTTGTTCAAGTGGTTGGCCAGGTACAATGGTTTTACCATGTCTTCCTAGAAAAAGTCCAATTAAATTTGTGTTTCAAGACGACATACTCAAAAGAACTGTATGTACGGGCAGTCTTGATATATTATTGCTAATGAAAGAAAACGACCTTAAGATGGTCCCTTAAGCATTATTCCATAATCTGtagcaagaaaaagaaacccTTGAAAGCAATATATACCCAAAAGctcaatttatataattatattacacAAAGCAAACCTTGACATGTGGATTTAAGCATCCCATTATTACATAacgaagaaagaaaaacagcaATCAGAAACAAACACGCTAGTACCCATATTAGCTTTCTGTCCTCCCTTAACGAAAGTACGTACAGAGAAAGACAAGCCACTGGTATCCTTTGCCTGTTGGCAAATCTTCATCCCTAAGCTCACAATAAactaaaaaggtaaaaaaaggtccatatatatgttatatgtatGTAATCTTGTGGGAAGATAAATGTTTTTGCTTCTTACGTGGCCCTCACAGCTTGGAACCTTGGTTCCTTTGGGAGGAACTTCTGCTCAGCATACACAGACATATAGTCGCCAAACACAAACTTGGGGTAAGCTTGATCCACCTCTTTCTTAAGATTCTCCACCAGCTGAGGTGCAGGGGATATGGTGGCTTTAAGGGAGGGATTGTAAAATGAAGCAATTGATCTTCTGTTTCCATCTGGCGTGGCCAAAACTCGGTGCCAGACACTCTTATATCGACCATTACTTAAGACCTCAATCTGATCTCCAGTGTTGATGACAATGGCGTTTGGCAAGGGCTGAACATCAATCCATTCTCCGTCTTTGAGGATTTGAAGACCTCCCACCTTGTCATCTTGGAAAAGTAGGATGACGCCTCCAGCGTCGGTGTGAGCTCGGAGACCATTCACCAGCTCGGGATTTGGACATGGGGGGTAGTGGCTTACCTTGGTGCCAAAGAAGGCACTGCCTTCTTCACCGTCAAATGCTTTCTTGATGGATCCCTTGGGTAGACCTAAATTCTCATCCATCACTTCCATGACCTTCACGCCCAATTTTTTCAGTTCTGCTCGGTATTCAGTCATGGTTTCCCTGTCATCAGTGTCAAAGGCTAATGATATCAGCATACTACTGCACAAGTTATTAAGGTTGAGTCATTTCTAACTTATACTAAAATGAATTCCCATGAAAGTTTCCATGCATGGTTTTGGCTAGAGTTGAATATGGCCATACTGCATCAGTATTAACAAATGACAAGTTATTCTAGAATTTAGAGTTCATAATTTTGAGCCTTTTAATTTCAGTCTGTCAGCAACCAAGTTTCTCTGAACTTGGAGAGAACTGATCAGAATCTTCAGCCGTACGAGTTTCTTTCCTTAGTTCCAGCTTAATGAtcattaagaaataaataaggcAGTAGTGCTTCTTACTTGAATCCCGGGGTTTCAGATGTCCACTCGTTATCGTCTAGGA
This is a stretch of genomic DNA from Carya illinoinensis cultivar Pawnee chromosome 15, C.illinoinensisPawnee_v1, whole genome shotgun sequence. It encodes these proteins:
- the LOC122297334 gene encoding 1-aminocyclopropane-1-carboxylate oxidase 5-like isoform X2, with the protein product MTIPVIDFSNLNGEERAKTMAEIANGCEEWGFFQLVNHGIPEELLERVKKVCSECYKQEREEKFKKSTLVKLLNIELVEKKSGNKLENEDWEDVFTLLDDNEWTSETPGFKETMTEYRAELKKLGVKVMEVMDENLGLPKGSIKKAFDGEEGSAFFGTKVSHYPPCPNPELVNGLRAHTDAGGVILLFQDDKVGGLQILKDGEWIDVQPLPNAIVINTGDQIEVLSNGRYKSVWHRVLATPDGNRRSIASFYNPSLKATISPAPQLVENLKKEVDQAYPKFVFGDYMSVYAEQKFLPKEPRFQAVRAT
- the LOC122297334 gene encoding 1-aminocyclopropane-1-carboxylate oxidase 5-like isoform X1, coding for MTTRPHITSLPCMDVASAACRFILFDAYFLCFTRVFKVSLPSLLLQLVNHGIPEELLERVKKVCSECYKQEREEKFKKSTLVKLLNIELVEKKSGNKLENEDWEDVFTLLDDNEWTSETPGFKETMTEYRAELKKLGVKVMEVMDENLGLPKGSIKKAFDGEEGSAFFGTKVSHYPPCPNPELVNGLRAHTDAGGVILLFQDDKVGGLQILKDGEWIDVQPLPNAIVINTGDQIEVLSNGRYKSVWHRVLATPDGNRRSIASFYNPSLKATISPAPQLVENLKKEVDQAYPKFVFGDYMSVYAEQKFLPKEPRFQAVRAT